CGCCGTCACTTTATCATTACAATTCGGACAGCCTGTTGCCACCGGTGCCTGCTGAGCCGGTTCATTCTTCAGCACCGCAGGCGCATTCTTATCCGCCAGCTTATTCCATTCATCCGCTTTTGCATCAGATAATTTCAGGTGCTGGAAAAAATATACCTGCTCCGCCTTATGCGCATTTTCATCCGCCACATCTTTCGGGTACATGAATGATTTGGTATCATCCGCTTTTATCACAAGATAGAACGCCCGATAGCCGTCATTCCTGGCCTTATCCCCACTTTTCAGTTCGTTCGTATCAAAGTTGATTCTTACAACCTCCGTATTATCCGGCTTTATCTTTTTAGTCTTTACCAGTTCATCCTTTTCCTTGTTCTTATTCTCCCAGAACTCCACTGTCAGCTCCTTCCCGGCCAGGTTAGCCGTCTGTATCCTGATATCAATTTTCTCGCCATACTTATACACCCGGTAAGCCATGTTGCCGCTGGTTTCGAAGTACCTGACATCCACCACTTCCGGTTTCTTTGAAATGTAGACATACTTGCCCCTCTCTGCGCCCCGCAGGTTGCTCTCCTTCGCCGGGAAGATATATTCCCGGCCCCTGCAGACCACCTTCTTCGTACCATCGAACTGTAAGCCCGACGGGGCAGGCAGCAGCACAAAGAACACATCAAAGTATTCCCCCTCAAACCACAGTTCTCCCAGTTTACTTTTCAGGTCATTGGTGTTGATGTCGATACTCAATACCCCATCCGCTCCAAACTTGCCCTTTTTAGGCCCCAGGATGTAATTTGGCTCCGAATGCTTATCTGCCTCCAGGATGTGCAATTCCACCTCCTCGTTGGCCGCATTTTCGCTTTTAATGATCATTTTGAGGTTTTCATTCCAACCCGCCTTAGCCTTATACATCCCATCCTTGTCACCAAAGTACCAGGCATCGATCCGGGCAAAGTCCGCATTCACTTCCAGTACCTTCTTGGATTCCCCGAGCATGGCAGTTACCTGCACCTTGCCCTTGTGCGTGGCAAAGACGCCGGAGATCTTATCGCCCTTACCCGCTGCCGGTGTCCAGGTAAAGGGGCCATCCTTAGCGGCATCATAGGGCATTTTGGTAGTCGCCACCAGGTTGTACCGCTTGCCTGTCACCCAGTTTGTAATGCCATGTTCTTCTTTTACATCTGTGATGGTATTATGCGCAACGTCGAACTGCCAGTCGTCTTTCTGATGGGCATTAGGAGCGCCCTTCCTGGCATTCCAGGCATCCGCTACGGATACATAGGCCTCCACTACATACCTGCCGGTATTGCTGAAATACTGGTTGCCATCGAGTGTGAGGGTCCTGCCCGTTCCTACCGGTTTTCCATTCAGCTGCCACTTGATCTGCCCGGCCTCAAAGTCCTCTACCTGTGTTGTATAGGTCATCTCACTCACTTTGAATGACATGCTGGTACCTGGGCGGATCACGGTGGTGTTTTGGTCGTTGGTCACGGCCACCACGCCATTCGCTTCGGACTTCATTTCCTTCGTCACCACCTGTTCGCCCATGCGCGCCATCACGGTATAGGTCGTAGCAGAATTATCTACCTGGAATGTAATCTTATCTTCTCCTGCAGCTGTCGATGCCATCACATTGCCCGCAGCATCGGTGACCTGCATGGATACCAGCTGCTTTTCTTCAGCTGTTGGCGGATCAATTTCATACACGGCATGAACGGTCACATTCATCCCGCGCCTTAGCCGGTATTGCTCTTTTACAAAATGCCCCAGCAAGCCATCCATATTGAATGCATCTTTCAGGCGGTTCACCTTCACGGTGACATCGATCGAACAGCTGGGATCCCCTTTGCCACTGGCACCGTAAGCCATTACCCTATAAGTACCGGCTGCATCAAAATTCGTCTTAAAATCAGGCCCGATGGTTTCAAACACCAGGGTACCTGCATCAGAAAATCCGTGTCCTTTGAACACTTTCCAGCTCACCTTTGCCTTGTCTGCATTAGAAGGATTGAAATACTCTTTTACCTTGAAAATAACGTCTTCGTCTACACGGGTAATGAGTACCGGTATTTGCTTGCCACTCTGCACAGCGCCTTCTGCAGCACCGGCTTTCCCTTCTATCGACTTCACTTTCGGTATTTGCAAATTGCTCTCCGGCGGTGGGGCCATGGGATTCAATGCTGCCATGGTACTTACTTCCACATTGTCAAAATGCACGCTGCTCACCTGTGCCACCTGCCCGTGATTGATGATGGTAATGCAGGGCGCGCCACTCACGGCACAGGTAGCCTTGCTGTCTTCCGTGAGGATCTTACCGCCATTGGTGAGGGTGATCTTGTTATAAAAACTATCCCATTTGGTAATGTTCACACTACAGCCGCTATTCACCTTACTACAGCGGCCAAAGGTCTTTGCCTCCAGCGGCTGAC
This window of the Chitinophaga sancti genome carries:
- a CDS encoding PAAR-like protein, producing MSEKHFVVQGATCKCDYGASPDKLKIAANDRDYINDGSGDAKPIASTKDLGQPLEAKTFGRCSKVNSGCSVNITKWDSFYNKITLTNGGKILTEDSKATCAVSGAPCITIINHGQVAQVSSVHFDNVEVSTMAALNPMAPPPESNLQIPKVKSIEGKAGAAEGAVQSGKQIPVLITRVDEDVIFKVKEYFNPSNADKAKVSWKVFKGHGFSDAGTLVFETIGPDFKTNFDAAGTYRVMAYGASGKGDPSCSIDVTVKVNRLKDAFNMDGLLGHFVKEQYRLRRGMNVTVHAVYEIDPPTAEEKQLVSMQVTDAAGNVMASTAAGEDKITFQVDNSATTYTVMARMGEQVVTKEMKSEANGVVAVTNDQNTTVIRPGTSMSFKVSEMTYTTQVEDFEAGQIKWQLNGKPVGTGRTLTLDGNQYFSNTGRYVVEAYVSVADAWNARKGAPNAHQKDDWQFDVAHNTITDVKEEHGITNWVTGKRYNLVATTKMPYDAAKDGPFTWTPAAGKGDKISGVFATHKGKVQVTAMLGESKKVLEVNADFARIDAWYFGDKDGMYKAKAGWNENLKMIIKSENAANEEVELHILEADKHSEPNYILGPKKGKFGADGVLSIDINTNDLKSKLGELWFEGEYFDVFFVLLPAPSGLQFDGTKKVVCRGREYIFPAKESNLRGAERGKYVYISKKPEVVDVRYFETSGNMAYRVYKYGEKIDIRIQTANLAGKELTVEFWENKNKEKDELVKTKKIKPDNTEVVRINFDTNELKSGDKARNDGYRAFYLVIKADDTKSFMYPKDVADENAHKAEQVYFFQHLKLSDAKADEWNKLADKNAPAVLKNEPAQQAPVATGCPNCNDKVTAEQLKKIFPQAKEDDLKVIAANYTKYMAELGMNTCWNKAHFFAQVYGESGDVLDVSKSESFNYYYEDLSRFKAFRTVEGKKKAKELGRAEKPNTHPLDQAAQEQVANYAYGPESAKGKELGNTQEGDGWRFRGMGPLQLTGRSNFTQANAYTSKEGGDILTTPTLVKTDVRISMLSSMAFWKIVKIEHAANKQEKVDIISGMVGADQDRANGESAYGIKEKSFKNTTSVVFKVKECKFDELVPEKDCNRYKIDVDNFTVTYEYKNLASKQYRYEVIVNKKSVYTKYINSEKVKSTFRGTEVDIRLLPFPETGPNWGRFGTRDKGGDNYASPEMAAHLLGFFFCLPVNGFTDKLYFNDISANDGRNIGHSSHRVGVDVDIRYPGSPNTAGQVMWSEAAKAFTTTEEFIAQLEFILQLASKWNYVNNYTYKTGIKHSSGDYASVHQDHFHLGIKFSA